GCCTAGGGGATCCTGTTTCAAGGCCCACCTCAACCCCTATATAATCCTGCTCACCTTTGGAAAACACTATATCCATTAGCTTGCTTATTAGCTTATATCTCCTCTGAGCAACAACGATAGCTGCTAGGGAGGCGTGGCTCCAAGCTATTGTCTTATAGTGTTTAAGCGCTAGCTCGTGGAGCTTGATCAAGGGCTCTGGCTCTGGTATCACTCCTTGTGATCCATAGAGGAGAACATCGTCGCTGTGAAGTATTCCATGAACTATTCCATGCCTCACATTAACGAGGATCTCCCTCTCTATCTTCTCTAATGGGTAATGCCTAAGGGTTTTAAGAGTAACTGAACAGAAACTACAGCCTCTAGGACATCCCCTCATTATCTCGACGAGCCCGTTAACACTAGGATTCTTTATCTCTGGGATTTCCTCAACATCTGGAGCCATATTAGCTCCAACGAATATATAGTTAGGAACCTCCCTACCCTCCAATAGATCTTTTACGAGGGGGACTATAACCTTCTCAGCCTCCCCATCTAGGACAACATCAACCCCAAACCCCTTCCATAGATCGGGCTCCCAGAACCACTGCCACGCCGCTGGCCCACCAGCAACTATTTTAAGACCCTTCTTCTTAGCCCTCTTTATAGAGGGCCTGCTCATCAGCTTTATAAAGCTTCTCCTGTTAACAGGTTCCTTACCTGTTATAAGCCACCACTCAGAGCTAGGTGGGCCGAATGCGAAGTAATCGTGATGCCCCACCATTAGGATCTTTGCGCTCTCTACATAGCGATCTATATAGTCGGGGTCTATCACAGCAGCGTTAAAACCGCTCTCAAGAAGCTTGGCCTCAACCTTTCTAAGGCCATAGGGAGCTACGAGGGGCCTCCCATATCTATCAACTCTAGGTTTAGGGCAGCAGAGATACATCCATAGAAACTCGGGAAGCCCTACACTTGGGCTTGTAGCCATGAATCCTATGAACTCCTTACCATGGTGATCTGTCATCATAGTCCTATCTGTAGTTATTATTATATCAAAACGATTGCTTCCCATACCGCTCATTAAATCACCTTCTTTCCTAAATATTCCGCAATATCCCTTATAAAGATTTAAATTCGTGATAACGGGGTTATCACAGAGGTGTTATTAATTAGGTATTAGAACTTAACGATCTTCATTAGCATTGAGAGAAGCTTCAGCTATAAAGGAGAAATATTTGTGGTAGGGAACTCATAGGGGGAGATTTTTGAAGGCAGCAATACTAGCTGGGGGATATGGTAAGAGGTTAAGACCTCTTACAGATGATAAGCCTAAACCCCTTATCGAGGTGGGTGGAAAGCCCATCATAGTTTGGCAGATCGAGTGGCTTAAAAGACATGGTATCAAGGATCTAGTGATTCTAGTTGGGTATAAGAAGAACATGATTATAGATGAGCTGGGATCAGGAAGCAGATATGGGGTTAGAATTTCATATGTAGTTGAAGAGGATCCCCTAGGAACCGGTGGGGCTCTAAAGAATGCTGAGCATATATTGAGTAGGGAGGAGATGTTTCTACTGATAAATGGAGATATAATAACCACATTGAATCCTCTCGAGTTAGTTGAAATACTGAGGAAAAATCCCGTAGCTGTTGCATCAATAGCGGTGGTTCCCTTAAGAAGCCCCTATGGAGTTGTTAGGGTCAACGATAGTGGGAATGTGACTAGCTTTATAGAGAAGCCGATAATCCCAGATTATATGATCAATGCTGGTGTATATGCTATGAAGCCCACTATATTTGACTACCTACCAGAGAGGGGCGATATAGAGAGAACATGCTTCCCTAGACTAGCATCTGAAGGGAAGCTCCTGGCAAAGATATATGGGGAAGATGTTTATTGGAGATCGATAGATACTGTAAAGGATATAGAGGAGGTGGGGAACGACATATCGGGAGGTAAGCTAGTCCTCTAGGTGGCTCTAGCTATGTATAGTGTAATCCCGCTAAGTGGGGATCCAGGTATTGGGGAGAGGGTAGCATCACTTCTAGGTGGAGAGGTTGTAAAAGCATTTACAAAGGAACATCCTGATGGCGAGCTATATCTAAGGCTAGAGGGGAGGGTGGGGGGTAAGAGGGTTCTAATAACCCAGTCTATGTACCCCATGCAGGATAGAAAATTCATCGAGCTACTATTAGCGATAGATGCTGCAATCAGAGGTGGAGCCTCCGAGGTGGATCTCTTAATAAGCTATCTAGCATATGCTAGACAGGATAAGGTCTTCTTAGAAGGAGAGCCTGTATCGATAAATGTGATTCTGAGGAGCATAAAAGATCTAGGTGTGAACAGGGTTTTTGTCGTAGAGCCCCACTCAGATATACCAAAGAGAATCTATGGGGAAGGATTCATCGAGATAGATGGTATCACACCCCTTGCCTCGCAGTTTAAAGATGAAGAGGAGCTCGTAGTATTTTCACCAGATATAGGTGGTGTTGAAAGAGCTAAGAGATTAGCATCGAAACTATCAAATGTATATGGTGTATACTATATTGAGAAGCAGAGAGATCGATATACAGGTGAGGTTAGATCCTTTATTAAGGAGGAAATAAACCTTAGAGGAAAAAAAGCATTAATAGTAGACGATATAATAAGCACTGGAGGAACCATAGCTAATGCTGCTAAATTAATACTCGAGAGGGGAGCTTCTAAGGTATATGTTGCATGTGTCCACCCAATATTCGTTAAAGGTTCCGTTGAAAGGATAAGGGATGCTGGTGTTAGCAGAATCGTCTGTGGAAAAACTGTTAAACACTATGTTGAAGGAGTAGAATATATAGACCTATATATGCATATATATACAAAAATCACAGAGATCCTATCTCTAAACATAGGGTATCACACAGACTCTAAGGGTTCCAGTGTCGTTTGATCTTCTGTTAGTATCTCTAACCTCAGCCTTAAAAGGGCAAGGCTTTCAGATGTAAAACGCCTCTCTAAGGATCCCCACAGACTTTTAATAATAGCTAGCTCTATTTTCTTAGAAGCTAATAGCTGGATATTCAAATGAGGCTTAGATAGATCGTATTATGTGGAGGGCATAGCTATGAGTAAGGAGAGCTGTATTTTGAGGGAAATCATGGGGGCTTCCCTCTCTTCATTAGAGTATATACCGCTAACCCTTTACAGGCCTTATGGATTATCACTCATACTATGGATATGGTCCGGCGATCTAGGGGTGGAGGGATGTAGAGGATGTCCCTGGCCGGAGGCATATGAAGCTAAAGAGTCTCTTGATTTAATCGAGATCCAAGCTAGTTCTATTATAGAAAGGGGGAGGAGACTTGATATAGATCTGATCTTTCTTCATGGAGGCGAACCTATGTACAAGCCATGGTTCCTATGCCTATCTGAAACACTTGCTAAAGAAGGCATTAGCCTAGGCGTTAAGGCTAGGTTTGATATTCTATTAAAATATGGATTTAAAGAAATATTAGAGGCTAGAGGGCTAAACGCTATATTGATTGAGGTTCCTCAGAATATTCCTGGATCTAGAATAGAATCGGTGTTAACAGAGATCATGAAAAAGGCTCTTAATAGAAATATATATATAGAGATTTTAGTAACAGATCTGATCTCTCCTCTAGATAGTGATATGAGAGATCGTATAAAGAATATATTAGAGCAGTATAGGATCGCCATCGATAATCTAACTCCATCAAGGCCAATTCCTATAGGTATTTATGCAGCACACCTAGAAGAACATGATGTACTATCTATAAGAAAAATCATTAGGGAGATATGTGTTGGAAAAGCCACATGCTATATAATTGAATCTAATAAAAAGATATATCCAGACTATATCAAGTGTCCTACATGTGGAGTAGAGGTGGCTAGGAGGAGCGATATACTTGTTATACCTTTAATTACAGATGTAAAGTGTATGTCGTGTGGAAGTCGAATCTTCATGCATAGTCCTCATAGAATTAAGAGGAGATTTCCTGTAAATACGCCAATATATCTTTTACCCACTCTTCACTGAGATGTGAAGAAGGTTTATAGCTGAAAGCCCTACTCTTTAGAGGAATTAGCTAGACATCCAGTTAACATTTTTATATGGTATATTAAGATGTCTAGCCACCTGCTCAACTAATTTACCATATTTCGAGGATCCTTTGCTCAGCCTTAGCTTGAGCTTCTCATATTTAGCTCTTATCAATATATTACCATTAGCATCATATATAGATATATAGCCTTTAACATGTTTTCTTGGGTTCATTGTGAGATCGATTTGAACATATAGCTCATCTCCTTTGGAACCCTCTATTAAAATCTCATAGGCCTCTCCAACAGCGTATAAGGGCTTCACAGGGTTTTTAGATCCTGATGCTGGATATATACCTCCAGCTCTTACTATCAACGCTATCCTCCTTCTCTTATGAAGACCCCTTCTACTCTCAGACTTCTCCTCGCAGAGAATGAATATATTGCCTTTCCTCCCTGGTGTACACATAAGCTCTATCTACCACTAAGCTCACCGCTTCAAGAGTAATATTTAGCTCATCTAGAAAGTGTCTCCCTTTTTGCATTGTTTTCAATAGCTTTTTGATGGCTTTGTTTATGGGCTAGGGCTAGCCCTTGGTATGTGATTGTTTCAGCGGCTTCGGAAAAGGATCTGTTCTATGTAGCTTCATATTTGGTTTTAAGCATTGAGACGTATTTATTTTTAGTAAGGTAGAACGTGAGGAGATATGACGGTAAGGCTCCAAGTGGTTAGGGATCCATATAAGGAGATAAATGATAAGCTTAGAGCTCAGAAGTATCATTTAATAGGCTCCCATTCAGCTGTTAAGAAGTGTTTATGGACACATAAGGCTGTTTATGAGGGTAAATTCTGCTATAAGGGTAAATTTTATGGTATTGAGAGTCATAGATGTATTCAATCCTCTGTATCTACTCAGTGGTGTTGGAACGCATGTATGCACTGCTGGAGATTAAGGCCAACAGATATTGTTGATGAGTGGGATGAGAAGGGTCTCATAAGTATTGATGATCCTAGGTTTATTGTTGAGATGTCTATAATAGAGCATAGAAGAACGATCTCAGGCTATAAGGCTCTCGGCGTTCCTGAGGAGGTCATAAGAGAGGCTATGGATCCAAAGCATGTTGCGATAAGCCTAACAGGTGAGAACACACTCTATCCAAGGCTCGGCGAGTTAATAAAGGAATATCATAGAAGGGGTATAACAACATTTCTAGTTACAAGAGCTGTAAGGCCAGATATACTTGCTAACCTTGATGAGGAGCCTTCCCAGCTCTATATATCCCTTGAGACCTATGATGAAGAGGGCTACGAATTCTTCACAGCCCCCCTTGTGGCGAATGCGTGGAGGCTGACAATGGAGACTATAGAGATGCTCCCCAGCTTCACATGTCCCACAGTATATAGGATAACAGCTGTTAGGGGGTGGAATATGGATGAAAAGGCTGTCAAGGGATTTGCAAGGCTTGTTGAGATAGGGATGCCAACATTCATAGAGGTGAAAGCATATATGCATATCGGCACATCGGTGACAAGGCTTACAAGGGATAACATGCCTACACATGAAGAGATACTAAGATTCGCGGAGGAGCTAGCAAAGGAGACTGGGTATAGGCTTGTATCCCATAGCAGGCCATCCAGAGTAGCTCTTCTATCGAAGCTAGATAAACCCCTTATAAGGCATGGCAATGCTAAGATCTCCTGGTGGGATCCTGACTATGAGGGAGAAGACGAGTATGAATACCAAAGTGTATATGGTGTTATAGCAACTAAATAACCCAATGTCTTAATATATTGCTATGTGTCAAGCTATATTGGTTCAAACCAGTATGTTATATAGCCTTCAGGATCTCTTCTACCAACTTTTAACCTCATCTTCATACCTGGAGCGAGCTTTTCATGGCTATCTACATTTATCCATGCCAATATATTAAAGCCTTGAGGCATTCTCACTATACCAACAATATAGTCTTTTAAATGTGAGAAGCTGAGAGGCTTAACATTTATTACTGTCCATGTTAACAGTTCTCCCTCACCATCTATATCGATCCACTCCATATTCCTTACCCTACACTTAGGGCAGTCGGGCTGGGGTGGGAAGTATATTGTTCCACATTCTTTACATTTAGTTGTTCTAACCACTCCATTCCTCAAACCTTTGAAGAACTCCTCGATATTTTTAACAGGTATTACATATCTTAGCCTTAGCTCTCTCACATCAAGCCACATGGGAGCCCCTGTCTTCGGATCTTGATATATTGGTAGGCCGGTCTCTCTAACAATATTATCTATTAATGATAGAGCCTCCTCAGAAAGCCTGTCTATATGTTCTGGGAGCTTCTTTATAATAGTCTTATCATCGCTCATGGCTTATCCACCGATAGTGCTGCTGTGAATACGTAATGCCCTGTACCACCTACATTATGTGCCAAAGCCCATCCCCTCTTTATAGGAGCCTGCCTCCCCCTCTCCACCCTCTGTTGAAGCTGTCTAGTAAGCTCTACAAGCATACCAACTCCCGTGGCTCCTATTGGATGGCCCTTAGCCTTTAGCCCTCCATCTAGGTTAACCGGTATTAATCCCCCTATATATGTTTGCTTCTCTCTCACCACTATATGCTCCTCACCCTTCTTAACAAATCCCATATCGCTTAAGGCCATTAGCTCTGCTATTGTAAATGCATCGTGGAGATTAGCTACATCGAAGTACTTCGCGGGATTCTTAGGATCTACACCTATTTTCTTGTAGAGCATCTCAGCAGCTACCCTGGTCGCCTCTAAACCTATATAATCGCTTCTCTTACTTAGATTAGAGGTTCCATTCGCATATCCCCACCCTCTTATCCATATAGGCGAATCTGTTATTTTCATAGCTATGTCCTCGCTTGCAAGGATAAGGGCTGCGGCTCCATCTGTTATCGGGGATGAGTCGTAGAGCTTTAGCGGCCATGCAACGTATCTAGAGGACATGCATTGCTCAACAGTGATTCTGTTTTGGAAGTGTGCCTTAGGATTCATCGATCCGTAGTAATGGTTCTTCACAGCAACCTCACATAGATCTTCCTCTCTCACCCCAAACCTCTTCATATATGAGGTGGCATACATAGCATAGTAGCCTGGAAACGTCATCCCAAAGTTCTGGAATTCCCAGAAATAGTTTCCAGCCCTTCCAATCAGCTCGACAACCTGTGGGGTTGTAGATTCATTCATCTTCTCAACACCTATAACAAGGACTATGCTAGCCTCACCACTTGCTATCATGTTATAAGCAGTTCTAGTCGCAGCTAATCCGGTGGCGCATGCAGCCTCAACCCTAATACCGTTTTTCGGTACCAGACCAGCATATTCCCCGATGAGGACAGCTGGTAATGGCTCGCTTGACCAGCTACCGACGTTGCCAACTACAAAGCTATCTATATCCTCAGGGCCTATTCTAGCCTCATCCAGGGCTTCTTTTATAGCTTCATATGCTATCTCTGCTAGTGTTGCATCTGTTCTATAGCCATATCTAGCTATTCCTGTCCCTACTATTGCGACTCTCTTCATAGAACCAACCTCGCAACCTCCTCGGGGATAAGGTTTTTCTCCCTGAGAATCCTTATCAGCTGCCTATATGCTACAAGTCTCTGTATCTCATTTGTCCCCTCATAGATCTGTATGATCTTTACGTCTCTGAGAAACCTCTCAATCCCAGTTTCCCTTATAACACCAACGCCCCCATGAAGATTTATTGCTCTACTAGCTATCTCCTCCGCAGCCTCTGAGGCAAAGAATTTAGCTAGTGAGGCTACAAATGTGAATTCCCTCTTACCCTCATCAGCTAGTTTAGCTGCTAAATAGGCCATATATCTAGATGCAAGGATCTTTGCCAAGATCTCTACGAGATCGAATTGGACTGCTTGGAAGAAAGCTAGTGGATAGCCAAAGGCATACCTCTGATGCACATATTTAAAGGTTTTCTCGAAAAGGGCCTGCGCTATTCCAACAGCCTGTGCAGCTATCCCTATCCTTGTTCTATCAAAGGTCTCCATAGCTATGAGGAACCCCAGATCCTCTGCGCCAACTCTATTATCATCAGGCACAACAACATCCTCCAATGTTAACTCATATATATGGCTTCCCCTAAGCCCCATCTTATCGTACCTCTGATCCAATCTGAACCCGGGGGTTCCCTTTTCAACTATGAAGAACGTTAACCCCATGTGGCGTGATCTCTTATCGGGTGGGGGCGAGGTCCTCGCGAGCACTAAGATATAATCTGCTAGATCTGCATTACTTATAAAGGCTTTCCTCCCATTTATAACCCATTTATCCCCCCTCTTCTCCGCCCTAGTCTGGATCCCCGCTACATCGGAACCGCAGCATGGCTCTGTTACTGCGAAGGCGCCAAATTTCTCTCCTCTCGCTATCTCTGGTAAGTATCTCTTCCTCTGCTCCTCAGATCCAAATAGTATTATGGGTATTGCGAATAGCTCATTAGTTCCTATTACAACGCTAACTGCCGGTGAAACCCTAGAGATCTCCTCAACCAGTATAACCATGCTTATATGATCCTCTCCCTGACCTCCATAGGCTTCTGGAATTCCTATGCCGAAAAATCCCTGTTTAGCCATATCTTCTAAAAGATCCCTTGGTATCTCATCTCTCTCATCGATCTCCATAGCTATAGGCTCGATCTTCTTCTCAACGAACTCACGCACACTTCTTCTGAAGAGCTCATGCTCGCTTGAAAGCTTTATACTAAGATCTTCTAGTGTTTCAAATGGAAAAACCATTACATCACCAAATATCTCTCTGCTAAGGGCTAAAAATGTATTATGCATATAAGAAAGGCTAAGATTAGTAGGAGTGAAATTAACACATAGATTATTATTATTAAACCTAATTATATACAAAGTACATAAACGTTATGCCTTTATATATTTAGCTAAGATAATATTTAGGGGTTGGATATGCAGCCTCCACTATTGTCTTCGGAGGAGGTTTTCAATAAATATATCAAGCCTAGGATATGGGTCAAGAGCTATGATGAGGGGGTTCCCCCAGATGTTGAGATAAAATATTTTCCGCTATATGAGATCCTTGATGAAGCTGTTAGGAGATATCCTAATAGAGATGCGCAAATCTTTATGGGTAGGAGGATTAGCTATAAAACACTAGGGGATCATAGTGATAGGCTTGCACATGCTTTTAAAGAGATGGGGGTTGGAAAGGGAGATGTAATTGCTCTTCACATGCCAAATAGCCCCTCATATACTATAGCGTTTTTCGCAGCCCTCAAGGTAGGGGCTATAGTTTCTCCAATGAATCCTCTCTATACACCTAGAGAGATAGCCTTCCAAATCAAATCCTCAGGATCGAGGATCCTGGTGACCACCAACATCCTCTATAAAAATGCTGAGCAAGCCTTGAAGGAGGTAAAGGTTGAGAGGGTTATAGTAGCTGGTATTGAAGACTATATGCCACCTCTTCTAAAGCCCCTGGCTAGGCTTAGGCTTAAACCGCCTAAGATAAGCTATAGTGATAAGATAGTAAGGCTATCTGATCTCATTAGGAGCTATAGCCCTTCTACATATAGGGAAAAGATCGATCCTCTTGAGGATATAGCAGCTCTTATGTATACAGGTGGAACTACAGGTGTGCCAAAGGGTGCTAAGATTCTACATGGAAATATAGTGGCTAATCTACAACAGATAAAGCCCTTATATGATGTGATTAGAAAGAAGAGATCTGTTGAAGGTCCTATGAGGTTCATCGGGATCCTACCCTGGTACCATATATATGGCTTGGTAGTTGTCATGCTATACTCGATATACGATGGTGGAACTGTTATAGTGTTTCCAAGACCCGATATAGAGGGTCTGATGAAGAGTGTGGAAAAGTATAGAGCCCACGTTCTCCATGGAGTGCCGACCCTCTATAATGCGATAATTAATCATCCAAAGGTAGATAGGTATAGGTTGAACACGCTTCTATTCTGTATATCAGGAGCAGCACCTCTACCAATAGAGGTTGCTAAGAGGTTTGAGGCGCGAACAGGTGCTGTTCTGAGAGAGGGCTATGGCTTAACGGAGACAGCTGTTGTAACCCACGTTAACCCCCTATATGGGAAGAATAAGTTGGGTAGCATAGGTATTCCAATACCCAGTACATATGCTGCCATAGCAGATCTAGAGAAACCCATCTTGCTCCCTCCGGGAGCTGTTGGTGAGATCGTGATCTCCGGGCCGCAGGTTATGAAGGGCTATACAGCTGAGGATGAGAATAGAGATGCATTCTTCACAGCACATGGTCTTAGATGGTTCAGAACAGGGGATATAGGTTATATGGATGAAGAGGGCTATTTCTATGTGCTGGATAGAAAGAAAGAGATGATCAAGTATAAGGGCTATTCTGTATATCCAAGGGAGATAGAGGAGGTTCTAATGATGCATGAATGTGTTAAAGAAGCAGCTGTAGTGGGAATCCCAGCACCAGATGTTGGAGAGATCCCTAAGGCTTTTATAGTACTTAAAAGTGAGTGTAAGGATAAAGTTAGAGAGACTGATATATTGAAATGGGTAGAGGATAAGTTAGCACCATATAAGAGGCCAAAGGTTGTAGAGTTTAGAGAGGAGCTCCCTAAAAGCCCTGTTGGAAAGATACTCAGAAGAGTTCTAAGGGATGAGGAGTTGAAGAAGCTCTCCCTAGGAGGAAAGTAATTTCGCTCCTTCAACTGAAAGGTTTCAATAATTATTTTATTCTAGATGGTTCTCACTTTTGATGGTAAATATGCAGTTAAGGATCCTTATTAAATCCTTATAGTGAAGCTGGCCAGGAGCTGTTGGCTCACTTACATAGCCATATATAAGTTTGGATCCGAGAATACCGAATGCCAGCCTCTCCATAGGATCAGCTGCGATTGGCATGAGGGAGAGGTTCTCATATCCTATATCGAGTAGAGATGATAGAAGAGCCCTGTAACCTTTAAACGCTTTAACAGCTATCTTCACACTATAGGCTTTATCAACATATCTAGTTATAGCTTCCATAACCTCTTCCGTTGTAGGTAATCTATTTATATAATGTATAGATACGATTCTACCCTCATATGGAACATCATATCTCTTAAGGTATGATGCCTCAACATCATACATAATCCCTAGCTCATATAGCCTTTTGAGATATCTAGATTTCCACACCGCATCAACGGCCCTCACACCTCCTTCTGAGGTCTCCCTTATCGTTACTATAATTTTAGATCTATACTTAGCCAGCCTCTCAGGATCTAGTAGGGTTGGGTTCTCCATATAGTCGAGTCTGAGTTCTATAAAGTCAGCCTCTTCTATACCGTCTATTAGATCTAGATCAGCGGTTGTCCTTATAGGAAGCGATGCTACTACCAGAGGCTTTTTAACCATCAATCCTCAGGACACCACCTATCAATCTAAGATCATTCCAGAAGCTAGGATTACTCTTATTAACACACTCCGCATTCTCTATTACACCACCTATCTTTAGAGCGAGCGCTGAGGCCATCATAGCTATCCTATGGTCACCTCCACAATCTATTATAGCTTCTCTTAAATCCATACTACGCTGACCCTCAATTTCTAGAAAACCCTCTCTATAAGATGCCCTAATATTAAAGCTCCTTAGAGTATTTATTATAGTTTCGATCCTATTGCTCTCCTTAATCCTAAGCCTCTCCACACCCCCGATCCTAGTTGTTCCATTTGCCATAGCTGCCACAGGTGCTATAGATGGCCCGAGATCAGGGGCGTCCTCTATATCAACACTTATAGCATTATATTCATCACTAGCTTCAGCATGCCAAGAGCCATCTATATATCTGCTATAAGCCCCCATAGACCTGTAGATCTCCACTATCGAATGATCTCCAAAATAATCCCGCGGCTGTGGTAGATCATAAATCTCTATCGAACCCCCTGTTATGAGTGCCGAGGCCACATAGAATGAGGATAAAGCGTAGTCACCTTCTACTTTTCTCTTAACGATGCTGGGCTTTTCAACCCTCTCTACGGATATTTTATCTATATCTATTATTGTGTTACATCCAAAATCTCTTAGTACATCTCGTGTTAAATATATATAGCTTTTAGACACTATTGGGGGATCAATATAGATATTGCCATACTCCTTGAGGCAAAATGCTATCATATACCCAGATATATATTGACTGCTCTCCGAACCCCTTATTCTGATCCAGTTATCATCTAGTCTTCCCTCAACAACTATTGGAAGCCTTGTTGACGAGATATTCACAC
This genomic interval from Sulfolobales archaeon contains the following:
- a CDS encoding radical SAM protein, producing MSGMGSNRFDIIITTDRTMMTDHHGKEFIGFMATSPSVGLPEFLWMYLCCPKPRVDRYGRPLVAPYGLRKVEAKLLESGFNAAVIDPDYIDRYVESAKILMVGHHDYFAFGPPSSEWWLITGKEPVNRRSFIKLMSRPSIKRAKKKGLKIVAGGPAAWQWFWEPDLWKGFGVDVVLDGEAEKVIVPLVKDLLEGREVPNYIFVGANMAPDVEEIPEIKNPSVNGLVEIMRGCPRGCSFCSVTLKTLRHYPLEKIEREILVNVRHGIVHGILHSDDVLLYGSQGVIPEPEPLIKLHELALKHYKTIAWSHASLAAIVVAQRRYKLISKLMDIVFSKGEQDYIGVEVGLETGSPRLAKIIMPAKAAPFKVEEYPEIAEEAFAIMHEHRIIPAATFILGLPGEEEDDVWKTVELLDRIRKYRSIVVPMIFVPMGALKVDKKSGIKGLKLTRAHIEAMRKALWHSIYWGEDIISKFYIKGPKYTLVRLLLKAFIEYARWKASKIEEEIETYNEIVLSIDRAKEKAEKAIISQLIGR
- a CDS encoding nucleotidyltransferase family protein; amino-acid sequence: MKAAILAGGYGKRLRPLTDDKPKPLIEVGGKPIIVWQIEWLKRHGIKDLVILVGYKKNMIIDELGSGSRYGVRISYVVEEDPLGTGGALKNAEHILSREEMFLLINGDIITTLNPLELVEILRKNPVAVASIAVVPLRSPYGVVRVNDSGNVTSFIEKPIIPDYMINAGVYAMKPTIFDYLPERGDIERTCFPRLASEGKLLAKIYGEDVYWRSIDTVKDIEEVGNDISGGKLVL
- the prs gene encoding ribose-phosphate diphosphokinase, producing the protein MYSVIPLSGDPGIGERVASLLGGEVVKAFTKEHPDGELYLRLEGRVGGKRVLITQSMYPMQDRKFIELLLAIDAAIRGGASEVDLLISYLAYARQDKVFLEGEPVSINVILRSIKDLGVNRVFVVEPHSDIPKRIYGEGFIEIDGITPLASQFKDEEELVVFSPDIGGVERAKRLASKLSNVYGVYYIEKQRDRYTGEVRSFIKEEINLRGKKALIVDDIISTGGTIANAAKLILERGASKVYVACVHPIFVKGSVERIRDAGVSRIVCGKTVKHYVEGVEYIDLYMHIYTKITEILSLNIGYHTDSKGSSVV
- the twy1 gene encoding 4-demethylwyosine synthase TYW1, yielding MTVRLQVVRDPYKEINDKLRAQKYHLIGSHSAVKKCLWTHKAVYEGKFCYKGKFYGIESHRCIQSSVSTQWCWNACMHCWRLRPTDIVDEWDEKGLISIDDPRFIVEMSIIEHRRTISGYKALGVPEEVIREAMDPKHVAISLTGENTLYPRLGELIKEYHRRGITTFLVTRAVRPDILANLDEEPSQLYISLETYDEEGYEFFTAPLVANAWRLTMETIEMLPSFTCPTVYRITAVRGWNMDEKAVKGFARLVEIGMPTFIEVKAYMHIGTSVTRLTRDNMPTHEEILRFAEELAKETGYRLVSHSRPSRVALLSKLDKPLIRHGNAKISWWDPDYEGEDEYEYQSVYGVIATK
- a CDS encoding Zn-ribbon domain-containing OB-fold protein, producing the protein MSDDKTIIKKLPEHIDRLSEEALSLIDNIVRETGLPIYQDPKTGAPMWLDVRELRLRYVIPVKNIEEFFKGLRNGVVRTTKCKECGTIYFPPQPDCPKCRVRNMEWIDIDGEGELLTWTVINVKPLSFSHLKDYIVGIVRMPQGFNILAWINVDSHEKLAPGMKMRLKVGRRDPEGYITYWFEPI
- a CDS encoding thiolase domain-containing protein, producing the protein MKRVAIVGTGIARYGYRTDATLAEIAYEAIKEALDEARIGPEDIDSFVVGNVGSWSSEPLPAVLIGEYAGLVPKNGIRVEAACATGLAATRTAYNMIASGEASIVLVIGVEKMNESTTPQVVELIGRAGNYFWEFQNFGMTFPGYYAMYATSYMKRFGVREEDLCEVAVKNHYYGSMNPKAHFQNRITVEQCMSSRYVAWPLKLYDSSPITDGAAALILASEDIAMKITDSPIWIRGWGYANGTSNLSKRSDYIGLEATRVAAEMLYKKIGVDPKNPAKYFDVANLHDAFTIAELMALSDMGFVKKGEEHIVVREKQTYIGGLIPVNLDGGLKAKGHPIGATGVGMLVELTRQLQQRVERGRQAPIKRGWALAHNVGGTGHYVFTAALSVDKP
- a CDS encoding acyl-CoA dehydrogenase family protein, with translation MVFPFETLEDLSIKLSSEHELFRRSVREFVEKKIEPIAMEIDERDEIPRDLLEDMAKQGFFGIGIPEAYGGQGEDHISMVILVEEISRVSPAVSVVIGTNELFAIPIILFGSEEQRKRYLPEIARGEKFGAFAVTEPCCGSDVAGIQTRAEKRGDKWVINGRKAFISNADLADYILVLARTSPPPDKRSRHMGLTFFIVEKGTPGFRLDQRYDKMGLRGSHIYELTLEDVVVPDDNRVGAEDLGFLIAMETFDRTRIGIAAQAVGIAQALFEKTFKYVHQRYAFGYPLAFFQAVQFDLVEILAKILASRYMAYLAAKLADEGKREFTFVASLAKFFASEAAEEIASRAINLHGGVGVIRETGIERFLRDVKIIQIYEGTNEIQRLVAYRQLIRILREKNLIPEEVARLVL
- a CDS encoding long-chain fatty acid--CoA ligase, coding for MQPPLLSSEEVFNKYIKPRIWVKSYDEGVPPDVEIKYFPLYEILDEAVRRYPNRDAQIFMGRRISYKTLGDHSDRLAHAFKEMGVGKGDVIALHMPNSPSYTIAFFAALKVGAIVSPMNPLYTPREIAFQIKSSGSRILVTTNILYKNAEQALKEVKVERVIVAGIEDYMPPLLKPLARLRLKPPKISYSDKIVRLSDLIRSYSPSTYREKIDPLEDIAALMYTGGTTGVPKGAKILHGNIVANLQQIKPLYDVIRKKRSVEGPMRFIGILPWYHIYGLVVVMLYSIYDGGTVIVFPRPDIEGLMKSVEKYRAHVLHGVPTLYNAIINHPKVDRYRLNTLLFCISGAAPLPIEVAKRFEARTGAVLREGYGLTETAVVTHVNPLYGKNKLGSIGIPIPSTYAAIADLEKPILLPPGAVGEIVISGPQVMKGYTAEDENRDAFFTAHGLRWFRTGDIGYMDEEGYFYVLDRKKEMIKYKGYSVYPREIEEVLMMHECVKEAAVVGIPAPDVGEIPKAFIVLKSECKDKVRETDILKWVEDKLAPYKRPKVVEFREELPKSPVGKILRRVLRDEELKKLSLGGK
- a CDS encoding type I 3-dehydroquinate dehydratase; this translates as MVKKPLVVASLPIRTTADLDLIDGIEEADFIELRLDYMENPTLLDPERLAKYRSKIIVTIRETSEGGVRAVDAVWKSRYLKRLYELGIMYDVEASYLKRYDVPYEGRIVSIHYINRLPTTEEVMEAITRYVDKAYSVKIAVKAFKGYRALLSSLLDIGYENLSLMPIAADPMERLAFGILGSKLIYGYVSEPTAPGQLHYKDLIRILNCIFTIKSENHLE